A portion of the Bacteroidales bacterium genome contains these proteins:
- a CDS encoding ABC transporter ATP-binding protein, with protein sequence MKRFFRLLNYLVPYKWYVLQNVLYNILGAFFALFSFAMVIPFLRVLFSNQPLVTEPMEFHLSTEYLMHTLNYYIGKIMLAHEEAGALILVSLMVVLFSLLKNGFIFAANFMLAPIRAFLVRDIRNDIYRKVLKLPLSYYTEARKGDVIARISNDVQEIEASILSSLQMLFRDPITIIIYLVILFSISINLTLFAALVLPLTGILIGRIGKSLRKTTFRGQQRLGELLALLEETLGGLRIVKAFNAEEQMEERFLSVNNRFSLLIRKVVRRRYLASPISELLATIALMVILAYGGSLVLGGNDKMTGESLILFLMIFSQIIPPAKTISTAWINVQKGMASVDRVDQLLLADDKIVEKPDAVEADGFLESIEFRNVSFKYDKEYVLKDISFTIRKGQTVALVGKSGSGKSTMVDLLPRFMDTSEGQIFIDGVPIQDFSLKSLRSLMGMVSQQSILFNDTFRNNIAFGKSEGADMEQIVNAAKVANAHDFIMDNEEGYEAGVGEGGGKLSGGQKQRISIARAVLANPPILILDEATSALDTESERLVQDAIIKLMQKRTSFVIAHRLSTIKHADLILVIDEGEIVERGNHEELISNKKGLYRKLHSMQMF encoded by the coding sequence ATGGTATGTACTGCAGAATGTTCTGTATAACATCCTGGGGGCTTTCTTTGCCCTTTTCTCATTTGCGATGGTGATTCCCTTCCTGAGGGTGCTCTTCAGTAATCAGCCCCTGGTGACCGAGCCCATGGAGTTTCATCTCAGCACCGAGTACCTGATGCATACTCTGAATTACTACATTGGGAAAATTATGCTGGCACATGAGGAGGCCGGGGCCCTGATTCTGGTTAGTTTGATGGTGGTGCTTTTCAGTCTGCTGAAAAACGGATTTATTTTTGCAGCCAATTTTATGCTGGCACCCATCCGGGCCTTTCTGGTGAGGGATATACGAAATGATATATACAGGAAGGTGCTGAAGCTCCCGCTCTCCTATTATACCGAAGCAAGAAAGGGAGATGTGATCGCAAGGATTTCCAACGATGTTCAGGAGATCGAGGCGTCGATACTAAGTTCTCTGCAGATGCTTTTCAGGGATCCCATTACCATCATTATTTACCTGGTGATTCTTTTTTCCATCAGTATCAATCTGACACTTTTTGCAGCCCTGGTGCTTCCGCTGACAGGCATCCTGATCGGGCGTATAGGGAAAAGCCTCAGGAAGACCACCTTCAGGGGACAACAGCGTCTCGGCGAATTGCTGGCCCTGCTCGAGGAGACCCTGGGAGGCTTAAGGATCGTAAAGGCATTTAATGCCGAGGAGCAGATGGAGGAGCGCTTTCTAAGCGTAAACAACCGGTTTTCACTGCTCATCCGGAAGGTGGTTCGCCGGAGATACCTGGCCAGTCCCATCAGCGAACTTTTGGCCACCATTGCCCTGATGGTGATTCTCGCATATGGGGGGTCTCTGGTACTTGGAGGAAACGATAAAATGACTGGAGAGAGCCTCATTCTTTTCCTGATGATCTTCTCCCAGATTATCCCACCGGCTAAAACCATCTCCACCGCCTGGATTAATGTACAGAAGGGAATGGCATCGGTCGACCGGGTGGATCAGCTCCTTCTGGCAGATGATAAAATCGTTGAAAAACCTGATGCTGTGGAAGCCGATGGTTTTCTGGAATCCATAGAATTCAGGAATGTCTCCTTCAAATATGATAAGGAGTATGTACTGAAGGATATCTCCTTTACCATCAGGAAAGGTCAGACAGTGGCCCTGGTGGGTAAGTCCGGATCAGGAAAATCGACCATGGTGGATCTGCTCCCCAGGTTTATGGACACCAGCGAAGGGCAGATATTTATCGATGGAGTGCCCATCCAGGATTTCAGCCTGAAATCCCTTCGCTCACTGATGGGTATGGTGAGTCAGCAATCGATCCTTTTCAACGACACCTTCAGGAACAATATAGCATTTGGAAAAAGTGAAGGGGCAGATATGGAGCAGATTGTAAATGCTGCAAAAGTAGCTAATGCTCACGACTTTATCATGGATAATGAGGAGGGATACGAAGCCGGAGTAGGTGAGGGGGGCGGCAAATTGAGTGGTGGACAGAAACAGCGAATCAGTATTGCCCGTGCGGTACTGGCCAATCCGCCCATATTGATCCTGGATGAAGCCACCTCTGCCCTGGATACAGAGTCGGAGCGACTGGTGCAGGATGCCATTATTAAACTGATGCAAAAGAGAACATCCTTTGTTATTGCACACAGACTCTCCACGATCAAACATGCCGATCTGATTCTCGTGATTGACGAAGGAGAGATTGTGGAGCGGGGCAATCATGAAGAACTGATCAGTAATAAGAAGGGCCTATATAGAAAACTACATTCCATGCAAATGTTTTAA